A genomic region of Alligator mississippiensis isolate rAllMis1 chromosome 4, rAllMis1, whole genome shotgun sequence contains the following coding sequences:
- the LOC109283160 gene encoding uncharacterized protein LOC109283160, with protein sequence MRDEQVLFRHLDTVSLAEPNPVGKTNPTFTRECAQCLRYARESEEPEPIGWFSPCMVMSRLRGRELPSELLEDLEMEERPADERVALWYDKGGECSATFHTVMDLMQKNLSLKTQLQMAIRSDKEAAEKKEPETPVQDGTEQEGDHVEEPEKKGGASNEPARVRSATPPIDAASSPATPPSDTATSLPTTPSCRRRRESSGGQHPPLLPEAMTAAVTPAAAVQPMTTSTPEKAACPTATFNQTTDERDVVTSRICAWTELQQLYKESEMESDEAIISWLDLMAMEFKRD encoded by the coding sequence atgagagatgagcaggtcctgtttaggcacctcgatactgtgtccctcgccgaacccaacccggTGGGcaaaacgaacccgactttcacccgggagtgtgcccaatgcctgcgatatgctcgggagagtgaagaaccggagccaatCGGCTGGTTCTCCCCGTGTAtggtaatgtctagattacggggtcgcgagcttccatctgagctcctcgaagatctggagatggaggaacgccccgcggatgaaagagtggccttgtggtacgacaaggggggagaatgtagtgcaaCTTTTCATACTGTGATGGATTTAATGCAGaaaaacttaagtttgaaaacccagctgcagatggcgatccgatcggacaaagaagcggctgagaaaaaggagcctgaaacaccagtccaagatggcaccgagcaagagggagaccatgtggaagaaccggaaaagaagggtggagcttctaacgaacccgcgagagttcggtcagcgactccgcccatcgatgcagcgtcatcgccggcaaccccgcctagcgacacAGCGACGTctctgccgaccacgccttcctgccgacgaaggagagagtcaagcggaggacagcatccgcccctcctgcctgaagcaatgacagcagcagtaaccccagcggcagcagttcagcctatgacaacatcaactcccgaaaaagcagcttgccctacagccacatTCAACCAAAcaactgatgagcgagatgtcgTCACCAGTCGCATTTGTGCTTGGACAGAGCTACAACAGCTGTATAAggaatctgagatggaatctgatgaagctataatttcatggctagatcttatggccatggaatttaaacgtgattaa